One genomic region from Zalophus californianus isolate mZalCal1 chromosome 2, mZalCal1.pri.v2, whole genome shotgun sequence encodes:
- the LOC118356723 gene encoding 39S ribosomal protein L48, mitochondrial isoform X1, with protein MNGALGKMLCLRNDTIFKQAFSLLRVSTSRENPICSAGGILMGTSRHYKTKPTHGIGRYKHLVKVQEPKKKRGKVEVRPINLGTDYEYGILNIHLTAYDMAVAESYAQYVHNLCNHLSIKVEESYAMPTKTMEVLRLQDQGSKMLLDSVLTTHERVVQISGLSATFAEIFLEIIQSNLPEGVRLSVKEHSEEDFKGRFKARPELEELLAKLN; from the coding sequence ATGAACGGAGCTCTGGGAAAGATGCTGTGTCTGAGGAACGATACCATTTTTAAGCAAGCCTTTTCTCTCTTAAGGGTCAGCACTTCAAGAGAAAATCCCATCTGTTCTGCAGGTGGCATTCTGATGGGTACCAGTCGGCACTACAAGACAAAGCCTACCCATGGCATTGGGAGATACAAGCACCTAGTCAAAGTACAGGAGCCcaagaagaagaggggaaaagtgGAAGTGAGACCCATTAATTTGGGGACAGATTATGAATATGGGATTTTAAACATTCACTTGACTGCATATGACATGGCCGTGGCAGAGAGTTATGCCCAATATGTTCACAACCTCTGCAACCATCTATCCATTAAAGTTGAGGAAAGTTACGCTATGCCCACCAAAACCATGGAGGTGTTGCGGCTGCAGGACCAAGGCAGCAAAATGCTCCTGGACTCAGTTCTTACCACCCATGAGCGAGTGGTTCAGATCAGCGGTTTGAGTGCTACATTTGCAGagatttttttggaaataatcCAAAGCAATCTTCCCGAAGGAGTCAGATTGTCAGTGAAGGAGCACTCTGAAGAAGACTTCAAGGGAAGGTTCAAAGCTCGGCCAGAACTGGAAGAACTGTTGGCCAAGTTGAACTAG
- the LOC118356723 gene encoding 39S ribosomal protein L48, mitochondrial isoform X2 codes for MGTSRHYKTKPTHGIGRYKHLVKVQEPKKKRGKVEVRPINLGTDYEYGILNIHLTAYDMAVAESYAQYVHNLCNHLSIKVEESYAMPTKTMEVLRLQDQGSKMLLDSVLTTHERVVQISGLSATFAEIFLEIIQSNLPEGVRLSVKEHSEEDFKGRFKARPELEELLAKLN; via the coding sequence ATGGGTACCAGTCGGCACTACAAGACAAAGCCTACCCATGGCATTGGGAGATACAAGCACCTAGTCAAAGTACAGGAGCCcaagaagaagaggggaaaagtgGAAGTGAGACCCATTAATTTGGGGACAGATTATGAATATGGGATTTTAAACATTCACTTGACTGCATATGACATGGCCGTGGCAGAGAGTTATGCCCAATATGTTCACAACCTCTGCAACCATCTATCCATTAAAGTTGAGGAAAGTTACGCTATGCCCACCAAAACCATGGAGGTGTTGCGGCTGCAGGACCAAGGCAGCAAAATGCTCCTGGACTCAGTTCTTACCACCCATGAGCGAGTGGTTCAGATCAGCGGTTTGAGTGCTACATTTGCAGagatttttttggaaataatcCAAAGCAATCTTCCCGAAGGAGTCAGATTGTCAGTGAAGGAGCACTCTGAAGAAGACTTCAAGGGAAGGTTCAAAGCTCGGCCAGAACTGGAAGAACTGTTGGCCAAGTTGAACTAG